The genomic stretch CATAATTTTTCCAGTGCTGCTATGTGGACCGAGTGGTCCACATCCGGCGACGCGTAGTACGAACCTGGCCTACGATGAAAGGGTGGACAGCCGATTCCCTAAAGCAACGTGAGGATCTAGAACGCGACCAGTTTGGTACTGGGAGATTAGAGCCACGTGTAGACAAGGACAGATTGGTAGCGGAAGAGGAAATGCAGAGGCGAGCAACTATGGCTGCGGGAGAAGGGTCCTCTAGGGGACTCCACAGAGCAAGGCGCCTAAGAGACAAGTTTGTTGGTTCTAGCGCGTTGATGGCCCACGCTATCTCTATGTGGGTTGATGATTTCATCAGTATCCCTCTCGAGTTACTTGACGATGGTTGCATCCGTGTGGGAAGTCAAATTGGCAGAAAATTGTTGGGGATTCCTGAGGAAGAGGAGGTTGGAGATGACGAAATAACAACAACCTTGACCCAAGCAAGAGAGGATGAGGAGGAGTACAGTCAGGAATGGATTGCTGAGATGGAGAAAATGATGGCAGCCTATGACAAAAAAAAGTCCATTACGAAAAGCTTTACACGACCATCTTTTGTTTTAGATGGATTTGACTGCCCCGACCCGTTTGCCACACAGCTAACCCCCGAGGCATGTGTAAGCGCTGGAGGAGTACAACCTCCCAAACCTGATGGCCAAGCAAGTGTTGCACCGGATGTGGATCGGCCATTAAATGAAGTGTGTCAAGGAGGCGCGACAATGTCTGCTCCATTAGGTGATGTTGCCAGACTTGGAGTCCCAGCATATGTGCACACCTCAGTTGCAGCAACACACATGGAGGTGGTTGGTGCCGTAAGTATCCAAATTAGTTATTCGCGCacataatttttgttattttgacaACATTTAAATGATTGTTGTATTGCGCAGGAGACTGGTGGAGTAGGGGAGACGGTACACGAGCGAAGGGAGATTACGAAAGGTGGAAATGCTAAGGTGGGTTCGTCGGGTGACGAAACTGGAAGAGTTAGAGAAGGTGGTAAAGAGGTGGTgacaacaacaaaacaaaaatgtgTTAAGGTAATATCAGATATGTCATGTCCCGATGGGAGAGTCAAggtttgatttaatttaatgtatTGTATATCATAACATTTTTATGTGAACTTGTAAAGACACGTATCTGATTGACTTGAAAACATAGGGAAAGGAAGATAACAGATCAGGCCTGACAAAGGAAATGGCTTTGAAGCGTGGACAGGAGAAACAACCTGCAGTGACAAAGGTTTGTACTAATCTAACGTTGTTAGGTCAGATATAATGTGCATTATACATTGcagtatgtgcattatttattatgtttcatgcattatattgagtaTCTTATGCattatatgcattatttattaTGTTTGGTGCATTATATTGAGTATCTTAGGCATTATGCAGTATGTCTAATTATCTTATGAATTGTATTGTAACCTTGCATTCGCAGAGACCGCCCCTGTCAAAGGAGAAGGGGATAGTAATTTCTGAGGCTGGGACGGGTGGTATTAGTTCCGACGTGCCATTGAAAATCGCGGCTGGACGTgtaaaaggaaaggagaaggtcaACAAGGCTAAGGAGGCCATCCAATCGGTAACAAAATAATAGATAACATCTTTTAAGGATTTTGCCTAATTGTTGTATGTGTATTGTATATTTGCAACAGGATTTAAACGTTGAAACGGCACGTTTAAGGAAAGCTAGTCCTGCTATGGGATCTCCTTTCAACGAGCGTGCTGTAAGGCTTACAGCCAAGGCTAACGGCAATGACAAGGAACTGAGCACAGCGGAGACGCATAAATCGATCAGGTGTGTATTATTTGTGTTGCATTTGATGTGTGAAGAGGGTGATTCTCTTTACTGATTGTTTTTTTGTATTTCATGTATTAATTTCTAAACTTCGCATTATGAAATTCTCATTGTGCATTATGTAATCATACAGTAATAGAAGTTTATTCTACATTAGGTTTGGTATTCTTTGAAAACAGTAATAAACCTACTGGGATTTTAGCTTCATTATTTGGATTTGATAGTGCTTATGTAGGCAATTATTAACGTGGCATTTTATATTGATATGCAGGGATGCAATTGTTTACGAAGACTCCTACAAACAAACAGTGAAGTCCGAGTTCCTTTCACTGGCACCATTTAAACCTGTCAGCCCGGTCATCGTGGACACTTGGTGCTCATATTTGAACAATATGGAGAAGCTCAAGGCACCATATACAGCGTCCAGACTCTTCTTTTCGACAAGGCCAGGCGTGAGTGAatctattattttatctatttacgAAATGAATATTACTCTGCAACATAAGTACCTGAAGTACCGACAACGATTGTAGGCACCATCGCTGATAGATAGCCCTGAAGAGTGGGATGAAGAAAGGAGATTTGCGTCTTTTTTGACCATTCTTTTTGAGGAGGCACTAGCAGCAGGATACATCAAATGGGAGAAACACGATCTGGTTAGTGTGAATATAAACTTATTTGTATGAGAATCAATTGTTTAGGACATCTTACAATAACATTTATTGTTAACTTCTTCGTGTAGATCTTCTTCCCAATTTGGGGGAAGATACATCAATATGTGGTCTGTTTCGATGTGCCGGATGGCAAGATCAACATTATTGACCACACCCTCACAGAGTCGCACGCATCGTTCGGCGACAAATATGGGGACACACCATCTTTGCTGGTATGATATGTGACcactctattttttttccttttatgcattaaaacatATTTTGGTGATGCGGTAAAATTAtgcatgtttttgttttagcGGAAATTCATGGCTGACGCAATAGATAAGTGCAACGACTCCAGACTGGCTGATGTGATACGAAAGTGCACAACACATGTAGTTGCAATGCCGTGGCGGAACAACCTGTCCATATGTGAGAATGGTGTGTATGTCATGCGCCACTTGGAAACCTACTTTGGAGAGAAGGAGAAAGACTGGGAATGCGGGCTCACAGCGAAGGGAAACAAAAGTATTGAAATGTTTCGAATCAAGTTCGCAAGGGCGTTACTGACTTGTGCTCACAATGTCCGCAGTGCCGCAAACCAAAAAAATGCAAACAAGTTCTGGAAAGAAAAACCTGCAAATTTCAATTTCGAATGCTGGGTAGAAAATTATGGTTTGTAGTGCGTGACTCTCTGGTATTTGTTGGAAGACTTAGCATTTTAGATATTATTACAACCTTCAATACACTTACCAATGTTTTTGAGAAAGTCTTTTTGAATTTTATCTTGTGAGCACTCATCAGAACCGTATGTGCATTCCTTTTAATCAGACGGATGAAAATACTTTTTGTGTACTTGGTGTATTATGTCCTTTGTCGTgtttgtaattttgttttgttcaaAATAGGTGGTCGTTTAACTGTCGTAATGCTTTACAGATGccaaataatgcactaattCCTGtgcgcaatgcaatggcaacactAAATAATGCATTTTTTTATACACCTAATACATATTAATCCATGTATGTAGTACGcatttatatttgtatataatatcTGCTCCTAACATAAGTATTCGTAATATATTACGCATTACGAAACTTTCTTTGCGTATTTTACATGGATAATGCAACAATCGTTGGGCGTAATGCTAGCGCCTcaactaaataatgcattcgTTTATTGCACACCTAATAATTTGCAACAAATACATAGTAGGCCTCCATTGTATGTGCATCATGTCTGCATATACTGTAAGTATTCGTATTATATTATGCATACACAAACGTTGTTTGTGTATATTACACAATTAATGCAACAATCGTTATGTCTAATGCAATTGCAACaataaataatgcatttgtTGATTGCATACCTGATATAGTAGAACGTATATTTAGTACTCCTAGAATGTGTATATATGTTTTGTAATTGTTAATGGAAACCGTATAATGTATTAGGCCTTCAACGCTTGAGTTAAAATAATGCTCATGAAAAGTGTTAGGGACAGATGTTTAACCATCTAATAAACCGACATATTTTTCACCCAAACCAAGTAAACCAAGAGATTCTATTACAACCATCCTACTAAAAATAAAGAATCGACCAAAGGAACAACAAATGCAggaatttttttaaagatatgATTCAAGCTGGATTTTTCCCCTTGCCAGCATCCTTCTCCATCCTCATCTCTTTAAGCACAGGACAATTCCTAGAGTCGTGATGACCCATCTCATCGCAACCCTTACACCGTCTAAGAGGCCTAGTCGCATCCTTTATAGCCTTGTCTCTCTTTGAAATCAGACGGCTCGCCGAGCTGCTGGCGTGACCCTTCGTCTTCACAACATCGGGAGGATGTACTGCAACAGTTTCAGGCCTTGCCATTCCGTAAAACTCTTCAACCATACGCCTCTTCTCAGCGACTGAGGTTACCGGATTACCAGTTTGAAGTGAGTTGCCAAGTTCTTCGACGCCAGCTACAAATGCACGTAATGCGCCGATATCGGTCTCAAACTGTCTAAGAAACCCATAAAACATCGAAATCGCCTTCTTTGACACAGTTTGCCTATCGTCAGCGGATGAGTGAGTAAGCAAGCGTTCCTGAAACTCCCCGTGTACAGCCTTGGCTAAGGGCGTCTTCATCCATCCGCTTTCACAATATTTCTCCGGGATTTTTTTCACCTCATTGTTCCGAAATAGGAAGAAAATATGACTGCACAAATAACCATGGCGACCAAAAAGCTTGCATTCGCACGAGTAAGAATCATCCGTCTTGTCATGACGAACAAAATATGCATTGCGCTTGCTATCGCCAAGCTTGTATGTGTCAGCAGTTTCTCCTGACATAAAACTCAGCACACGACATCTGTCATTACCTTCGACTATTTCTTCTTGTATTTTCCTGAACATACTGTCGGTAAACAATGTAGAAGCATGTTTCTCGAACGGCAGAGTAGTTGCGAGTATGGGTATGGACGTGGCATCGTGGTAGTCCAAAGCTGTTCTACTATTCCGCTGGAATTCTATGGCGTGGTTGAAACTCAGGTAGAATTCAGCTATGTTTGCTCGGGGCTTCAGATAATTTTTGTAGAAACTGTTCTCTGATTCAGATATGGACGTAGTCCTAAGCATCGAACCCATAGGAAAATCCCTAAAGTACGCCGGTATCCAGTATCTCCTATATGCATACAGTGTGTTGAACCAGTCGATGTCCTCCAGCTGATGATGTTCAACCAATCTATTCCACTCCTCCTCGAATTCCTCCGGCTCTAATAGGTCCGACCAAACACAAGCGTTAAACTCCTTTTTTAAATCGTCGTCCCGCAATAATCTGTTTGGTACCTTGACTGCCAATTTATGCATTATATGCCACATACACCAACGGTGACGCGTGCCGACGAGGACTTCTTCAATCGCTGATCGCATACCCAAATCTTGATCGGTCACAATCATCCTGGGTGCTACACCCATACAATCTATAAAATGTCTGAACAGCCAAGCAAATGCCCCTGTTTTCTCGCTGCACACCAACCCGGCCGCAAATGTCACAGGACTACCATGATTATCCTTTCCAGTGAAAGGAGTGAATATCATACAGTACCTGCGGACATGACAACAACCGGTCGTCATAAGCATAATCGTATAATAATGCAACTTACGGCAGTACATAATGCAGTAACATCAAACAAATAATGCATACAATATACAATACATTAATAGAATATAACATAAACAACACATTATTTAGTTTTGTACCTATTTGTGTTGTATGTGGAGTCGAAGGACACAATGTCACCAAACATGTGGTAATTTCTCTTCATCACACCATCGCACCAAAAGAAAACAACCAACTGGTCAAATTCGTTAACTTCGTAGTGATAGGTGAAAGCCTCGGTCATCTCCTTCTTCCTAGCCATGTCATCCAACACCATTTGTACATCAACTCCTTGTGCATATGCTTTTATGTCCCGTGAGGCATTCCTGATATCCCCCACAGTGCAACCAGCCAGGTCAAACCCACCAAGAATCTCCTTCAATACCTTAAATGTAAGCGTGGGTCCTATATTCGCCCTGGAACAGTCTAGTATAAATTTGTGATGTACATCATCCAACTTGCGATTACTTGACATGAATTTCTGCTGTTCCGTCTCAACCATATGATGGTTATGAATCTCATTGAACTCCTGAATTATGTATCCTGACGAGCAATCTTCCGAGAAAAACCTGAAGGATATATTAGCTGTACAACCACACCGCTTAGATAACTTCCTACGCTTGATTGTGAAACCAGAACGGGCATTCAACTGGTCATCCTCTTCACCCTTCTTCCGtccttccctattgcatacaactTGATACCACGTGGTGACATCATCAACCTTCCTCATAGCTTGTTTGCGCGTATCAAAGCCAACTGCCCGGGCATATATGTCGTAGAAAGCAAAAGCGAAATCTAATGACTGGAATTTCTGACCTACAACAGGCTTCATCGAGGGAGGACATTCAGGTACAACAACCACTGTACATAATTGGAAAAAAGGGGTCAGCATAATATAACAACTTTGCAATATAATATGCTGACAAGTAATGCACGATTTTCACGATTTCAATATGTCAAATTATTCAGATAGACAAACACGTGATTTATGCATACGTATAACACATACTAATAAAAACGTTGTTACGGAGTACATGTTGTGGtatatgtattaaaaatgttgttttttacatactacaccctaccccctaggcttattaaacccttaggggaaacaagcaaCGTGCGCCACACCGCGCAATCCAGACGAAATCTTTTTTACCCGAAACAATGCCTCTCacga from Salvia splendens isolate huo1 chromosome 15, SspV2, whole genome shotgun sequence encodes the following:
- the LOC121767007 gene encoding protein FAR1-RELATED SEQUENCE 5-like → MEEVVVVPECPPSMKPVVGQKFQSLDFAFAFYDIYARAVGFDTRKQAMRKVDDVTTWYQVVCNREGRKKGEEDDQLNARSGFTIKRRKLSKRCGCTANISFRFFSEDCSSGYIIQEFNEIHNHHMVETEQQKFMSSNRKLDDVHHKFILDCSRANIGPTLTFKVLKEILGGFDLAGCTVGDIRNASRDIKAYAQGVDVQMVLDDMARKKEMTEAFTYHYEVNEFDQLVVFFWCDGVMKRNYHMFGDIVSFDSTYNTNRYCMIFTPFTGKDNHGSPVTFAAGLVCSEKTGAFAWLFRHFIDCMGVAPRMIVTDQDLGMRSAIEEVLVGTRHRWCMWHIMHKLAVKVPNRLLRDDDLKKEFNACVWSDLLEPEEFEEEWNRLVEHHQLEDIDWFNTLYAYRRYWIPAYFRDFPMGSMLRTTSISESENSFYKNYLKPRANIAEFYLSFNHAIEFQRNSRTALDYHDATSIPILATTLPFEKHASTLFTDSMFRKIQEEIVEGNDRCRVLSFMSGETADTYKLGDSKRNAYFVRHDKTDDSYSCECKLFGRHGYLCSHIFFLFRNNEVKKIPEKYCESGWMKTPLAKAVHGEFQERLLTHSSADDRQTVSKKAISMFYGFLRQFETDIGALRAFVAGVEELGNSLQTGNPVTSVAEKRRMVEEFYGMARPETVAVHPPDVVKTKGHASSSASRLISKRDKAIKDATRPLRRCKGCDEMGHHDSRNCPVLKEMRMEKDAGKGKNPA